In a single window of the Acipenser ruthenus chromosome 8, fAciRut3.2 maternal haplotype, whole genome shotgun sequence genome:
- the LOC117406966 gene encoding putative defense protein 3 has translation MEFVSQTLFSLVLLCLSTTVYTYGTGAPVTACSSMKPGHGVEASTTAAPYNLQVSGSTYNPGQNITVTINGTSEYKGFLLQASEPSTSKIVGTWLSPPNNTKLLECTGSNAVTHANNQLKTGLVYTWMAPKSDAPKKVVFQATVVKIKTDFWMNIRSSEFQLNGATSGLKYSACVLFSLLTVSLICSI, from the exons atggagTTTGTGAGCCAGACCTTGTTTAGTCTTGTACTACTGTGTTTGAGCACTACAGTGTACACATATGGAACTGGAGCCCCTGTTACTGCGTGCAGTTCAATGAAACCTGGCCATGGTGTGGAAGCCTCAACCACCGCTGCTCCGTACAATTTACAAGTCTCTGGAAGCACCTATAACCCAGGACAAAATATTACAG tgaCAATAAATGGAACATCTGAGTACAAAGGATTTTTACTGCAAGCCAGTGAGCCGAGTACTTCTAAAATCGTTGGCACTTGGCTGAGCCCTCCAAATAACACCAAACTTTTAGAA tgTACCGGATCCAATGCAGTTACTCATGCCAATAACCAACTAAAGACTGGGTTGGTTTATACTTGGATGGCACCAAAATCCGATGCTCCTAAAAAAGTTGTATTTCA GGCTACAGTGGTCAAGATTAAAACCGATTTCTGGATGAACATTCGTTCTTCTGAATTTCAATTAA atGGGGCCACATCTGGACTGAAATACAGTGCTTGTGTTCTATTCTCTCTGTTGACTGTGTCACTAATCTGTTCCATTTGA